A single genomic interval of Antarcticibacterium arcticum harbors:
- a CDS encoding geranylgeranylglyceryl/heptaprenylglyceryl phosphate synthase, protein MILSTSIYKDLISAAEKEKKLLAVLIDPDKFNSGEAEDFFRNLPKNITHIFVGGSTAENEDTQFTVNTIKKFSSLPVILFPGDHSQITEEADAILFLSLISGRNPEYLIEQQVRSVARLRQSSLEIIPTGYILIDGGRECAVERVSQTRPISQNDIEKITDTALAGQFSGKKLIYLEAGSGASVPVASKVISAVKRALSIPLIVGGGIRTGIQLEKAYEAGADLVVIGTAFEEGAVL, encoded by the coding sequence ATGATCCTTTCCACTTCAATTTATAAAGACCTTATTTCTGCTGCGGAAAAGGAGAAAAAACTTCTGGCGGTGCTTATTGATCCCGATAAATTCAATTCTGGTGAGGCCGAAGATTTTTTCAGAAATTTACCCAAAAATATCACTCATATATTTGTGGGTGGCAGTACTGCTGAAAATGAGGATACGCAATTCACGGTAAATACTATAAAGAAATTTAGTTCCCTTCCTGTCATTCTCTTTCCCGGGGATCATTCCCAAATTACAGAAGAAGCAGATGCAATCCTCTTTTTAAGCCTTATTTCCGGGCGAAATCCGGAGTATCTCATTGAACAGCAGGTAAGATCTGTGGCCCGGTTACGCCAATCGAGCCTCGAGATAATTCCTACCGGTTATATCTTAATTGATGGGGGCAGGGAATGCGCTGTAGAACGGGTAAGCCAAACCAGGCCTATCTCACAAAATGATATAGAAAAAATTACAGATACCGCACTTGCGGGACAGTTTTCAGGAAAAAAACTTATTTACCTGGAGGCTGGTAGCGGTGCCTCGGTCCCGGTTGCTTCTAAGGTTATTTCAGCAGTAAAACGCGCCTTGTCAATCCCATTGATTGTGGGTGGGGGTATTCGTACGGGAATTCAATTAGAGAAAGCTTATGAAGCGGGAGCAGATCTTGTAGTAATAGGAACTGCATTTGAAGAAGGAGCGGTTTTGTAA
- a CDS encoding DUF4301 family protein has translation MKFNQEDIAQIENHGITENKVKEQVEIFQRGNLPVNIQAAATTGEGIFQFSAEKRHDLSRYYEDRKNALSIVKFVPASGAATRMFKALHSFLSDFDPGEESLSGYLSRTENKNLATFFKGIEKLPFYEQALHYARECQPGFDSLNAEARKFSLLQTMLFSPGLDLGNYPKGLVPFHNYNDHIATAFEEHLNEAASYAEVNGVAKIHFTISKEHKEKFQAEFDRIKSRVETLHQVKFEISFSFQDPKTDTIAVDSNNEPFRTEDGKLFFRPGGHGALIENLNSLVADLVFIKNIDNVVTTHKVGEMAEYKKMLAGKLLQLQEKCFSYLMLLEERKPLVHEITEIKKFVKEELFFTFAPGFEALTNEKKVKQLQNRLNRPIRVCGMVKNEGEPGGGPFLVNHEDDTRSLQIIEGAQIDDRDKQQKEIAQNATHFNPVDIVCGLRNYKGEAFNLTHYVDPGASFIAEKTLDGRPLKALELPGLWNGAMAKWNTVFVEVPVSTFNPVKTVVDLLKPTHQTN, from the coding sequence TTGAAATTCAATCAGGAAGATATTGCGCAAATTGAAAATCACGGAATAACAGAAAATAAGGTCAAAGAGCAGGTAGAGATCTTCCAGAGGGGGAATTTACCGGTGAATATTCAGGCTGCAGCTACAACAGGTGAGGGAATTTTTCAGTTTTCTGCCGAAAAGCGACATGATTTATCCCGGTATTACGAGGACCGTAAAAATGCTTTGTCCATAGTGAAATTTGTACCAGCATCTGGTGCTGCCACAAGGATGTTCAAGGCACTTCATTCTTTCCTTAGCGATTTTGATCCCGGGGAAGAATCTCTTTCAGGCTATTTAAGCCGAACGGAAAATAAAAACCTGGCGACCTTTTTTAAAGGAATTGAGAAATTACCTTTTTATGAACAGGCATTGCATTATGCCAGGGAATGCCAACCCGGCTTTGACAGTTTGAATGCGGAGGCAAGAAAATTTTCTCTGTTGCAAACCATGTTATTCTCTCCCGGCCTGGATCTGGGAAATTATCCTAAAGGGCTTGTGCCTTTTCATAATTACAATGATCATATAGCAACAGCCTTTGAAGAACATTTAAATGAGGCGGCCAGCTATGCGGAGGTGAATGGGGTAGCCAAAATTCATTTTACCATATCTAAAGAGCATAAAGAAAAATTTCAGGCCGAATTTGATAGAATAAAATCACGGGTAGAAACCCTGCACCAGGTAAAATTTGAGATCTCCTTTTCCTTCCAGGATCCAAAAACCGATACCATAGCGGTAGACAGCAATAATGAGCCTTTTCGCACGGAAGATGGGAAACTGTTTTTCAGGCCGGGGGGGCATGGGGCTCTAATAGAAAATCTTAATTCCCTTGTGGCAGACCTCGTCTTTATAAAAAATATTGACAATGTGGTTACAACTCACAAAGTGGGAGAAATGGCGGAGTATAAAAAAATGCTTGCCGGGAAACTGTTGCAGCTTCAGGAAAAATGTTTTTCATATTTAATGCTACTGGAGGAAAGAAAACCCCTGGTACATGAAATTACAGAAATAAAGAAATTCGTAAAAGAAGAGTTGTTTTTCACCTTCGCTCCCGGATTTGAAGCACTTACCAATGAAAAAAAGGTTAAGCAACTACAAAACAGGCTAAATAGGCCAATAAGAGTTTGCGGAATGGTAAAAAATGAAGGAGAACCCGGAGGCGGACCATTCCTGGTAAACCATGAGGATGACACCCGCAGTTTGCAGATCATTGAAGGAGCCCAAATTGATGATAGGGATAAACAGCAAAAAGAAATAGCTCAAAATGCAACTCATTTCAATCCTGTAGATATTGTTTGTGGACTAAGAAATTACAAAGGCGAAGCTTTTAACCTTACACATTATGTAGATCCCGGCGCGAGCTTTATTGCTGAAAAGACTCTTGACGGACGGCCATTAAAGGCTTTGGAACTGCCAGGCCTATGGAATGGCGCTATGGCAAAATGGAATACCGTATTTGTTGAAGTTCCTGTGAGTACCTTTAATCCGGTCAAAACTGTAGTAGATCTTCTTAAACCTACCCATCAGACAAATTAA
- the ahcY gene encoding adenosylhomocysteinase, with translation MSTKTVPYTAYKVKDISLADWGRKEIELAEAEMPGLMALREEFGSEQPLKGARIAGCLHMTIQTAVLIETLTALGAEVTWSSCNIFSTQDQAAAAIAAAGIPVYAWKGMNEEEFNWCIEQTLFFGEDRKPLNMILDDGGDLTNMVLDEYPELAEGIRGLSEETTTGVHRLYERMKNGTLPMPAINVNDSVTKSKFDNKYGCRESAVDAIRRATDVMLAGRRVVVCGYGDVGKGTAASFRGAGSIVTVTEIDPICALQAAMDGFEVKKLETVLDKADIVITTTGNKDIVRGEHFEAMKDKTIVCNIGHFDNEIDVAWLNKNHGNTKNTIKPQVDKYTIKGKDIILLAEGRLVNLGCATGHPSFVMSNSFTNQTLAQIELWKNAGKYENEVYMLPKHLDEKVAKLHLEKIGVELTELSKDQADYIGVTVEGPFKPEYYRY, from the coding sequence ATGTCGACGAAAACAGTGCCTTACACCGCTTATAAAGTTAAAGATATTTCCCTTGCCGATTGGGGAAGAAAAGAAATAGAATTGGCAGAGGCAGAGATGCCGGGTCTAATGGCGTTACGGGAAGAATTTGGAAGCGAGCAGCCCTTGAAAGGTGCCCGTATTGCAGGTTGTTTACATATGACCATACAAACCGCTGTTCTAATAGAAACTTTAACCGCATTAGGTGCAGAAGTTACCTGGAGTTCCTGTAATATATTCTCTACCCAGGACCAGGCTGCAGCTGCAATTGCGGCTGCGGGGATCCCGGTTTATGCCTGGAAAGGAATGAACGAGGAAGAATTTAACTGGTGTATTGAGCAAACCCTGTTTTTTGGAGAAGACAGAAAGCCTTTGAACATGATCCTTGATGATGGTGGAGATCTTACCAATATGGTGCTGGATGAATATCCTGAACTTGCCGAAGGAATTAGAGGTCTTTCTGAGGAAACCACCACCGGAGTACACCGTTTATATGAGCGCATGAAGAATGGAACATTACCAATGCCCGCCATTAACGTGAATGACTCAGTAACAAAATCTAAATTTGACAATAAATACGGATGTCGTGAGAGCGCTGTAGATGCAATTCGTCGTGCCACAGATGTGATGCTTGCCGGAAGACGCGTTGTGGTTTGTGGATATGGAGACGTTGGAAAAGGTACTGCAGCTTCTTTTAGAGGTGCAGGTTCAATAGTTACCGTTACCGAAATTGATCCTATTTGCGCCCTTCAGGCTGCTATGGATGGATTTGAGGTTAAAAAACTGGAAACAGTTCTTGATAAAGCAGATATTGTAATTACCACTACCGGAAATAAAGACATCGTACGAGGGGAACACTTCGAAGCGATGAAAGATAAAACGATAGTTTGTAACATTGGCCATTTTGATAATGAGATAGATGTGGCCTGGCTTAACAAAAACCACGGCAATACAAAAAACACCATTAAACCTCAGGTGGATAAGTACACCATTAAAGGGAAAGATATAATTCTTCTTGCTGAAGGAAGATTGGTAAACCTTGGTTGTGCTACCGGACATCCTAGTTTTGTAATGAGTAATTCCTTTACAAACCAAACCCTGGCGCAAATTGAACTATGGAAAAATGCAGGAAAATATGAAAATGAAGTTTATATGCTGCCAAAACATCTTGATGAAAAAGTTGCGAAACTGCACCTTGAGAAAATAGGAGTAGAGCTTACAGAGCTTTCAAAAGACCAGGCAGATTATATAGGAGTTACCGTAGAAGGCCCTTTTAAACCTGAATATTACAGATACTAG
- a CDS encoding sigma-54-dependent transcriptional regulator, whose translation MVSILIIEDDVAFSAMLKTFFEKRDYKVDNAYSAEEGFKKLSAGKFDILLTDVRLPDRDGLEILLEVKKNYPGIQVIVMTNYAEINMAVKAMKNGAFDYVSKPFQPETILQTINNALSQTATQETSAPVAVEAKPKKENSVLTSEFVKGVSDAARKLNDYIELVAPTNMSVLIIGESGTGKEQVAKSIHDKSKRRGAPFIAVDCGAIPKEIASSEFFGHIKGSFTGAIQDKTGHFEAANGGTLFLDEIGNLGYDLQVQLLRALQERKIKPVGSNNEIKVDIRVVTATNEDLNQAVKEGNFREDLFHRLNEFSIEVPALRERREDLLLFAEHFLDEANVELEKEVVGFSDEAIEAFQNYNWPGNLRELKNMVKRAVLLTQDSIIPLKVLPHEIAHTQRSEETYGLFRNKNEESLILDALEKANGNKSKAARILSIDRKTLYNKLKQYNIKL comes from the coding sequence ATGGTTTCCATTCTTATAATCGAAGATGATGTGGCATTTTCAGCCATGTTAAAGACTTTTTTTGAAAAAAGGGATTATAAAGTGGATAATGCTTATTCTGCTGAAGAAGGCTTCAAAAAGTTAAGTGCCGGTAAATTTGATATCCTTTTAACCGATGTTAGGCTCCCGGACCGCGATGGCCTGGAGATACTTTTGGAAGTGAAAAAAAATTATCCTGGGATCCAGGTTATTGTCATGACCAATTATGCCGAGATCAATATGGCCGTTAAGGCTATGAAGAATGGTGCTTTTGATTATGTTTCCAAACCTTTCCAGCCGGAAACCATATTACAAACCATTAACAACGCATTAAGCCAAACTGCAACTCAGGAAACTTCTGCTCCTGTTGCAGTAGAGGCTAAACCAAAAAAGGAAAATTCTGTCCTTACTTCTGAATTTGTAAAAGGGGTTAGTGATGCCGCCCGGAAATTAAACGATTATATCGAGCTTGTAGCTCCCACAAATATGTCTGTCCTTATTATTGGCGAAAGCGGAACCGGCAAAGAACAGGTTGCAAAAAGTATCCATGATAAAAGTAAAAGAAGGGGAGCGCCTTTCATTGCGGTAGATTGTGGAGCCATACCCAAGGAGATAGCATCCAGCGAGTTCTTTGGACATATTAAAGGTTCATTTACGGGGGCTATCCAGGATAAAACAGGTCATTTCGAGGCAGCAAATGGGGGAACGCTTTTTCTTGATGAAATTGGGAATCTTGGTTATGATCTACAGGTGCAGCTTTTACGGGCCTTGCAAGAGCGTAAGATAAAACCTGTGGGAAGTAATAATGAGATTAAGGTTGATATACGCGTGGTTACTGCTACTAATGAAGACCTGAACCAGGCGGTAAAAGAAGGAAATTTCAGGGAAGACCTTTTTCACAGGCTGAATGAATTTTCAATTGAAGTTCCTGCGCTTCGGGAAAGGCGGGAGGACCTGCTGTTGTTTGCAGAACATTTTCTGGATGAAGCTAATGTTGAACTGGAAAAGGAAGTAGTAGGTTTTAGCGACGAAGCTATTGAGGCTTTTCAAAACTACAACTGGCCTGGGAACCTTCGCGAGCTTAAAAATATGGTGAAAAGGGCGGTGCTTCTTACGCAGGATTCAATTATTCCATTAAAAGTATTGCCCCACGAGATCGCTCACACCCAAAGGTCTGAAGAAACTTATGGATTATTCAGAAACAAGAATGAAGAATCCCTAATCCTTGACGCGCTTGAAAAAGCCAACGGGAATAAAAGCAAGGCTGCCAGGATACTTTCCATAGACAGGAAAACCCTTTACAACAAACTTAAACAGTATAATATCAAGCTTTAA
- a CDS encoding hybrid sensor histidine kinase/response regulator, giving the protein MNTSKDRNTLNYTEMKNSRRSITVKVIVGYLLVAALAAAAVWFTYSQVVKFSTLTQTNNLNSQQLVLVSEIATELIETENIGRRFIQTGDTTDLNRYTDQIENVQTSLDTLRGMYEDTTMKIELDSISTLLSKKSENLRELLDLRTKDRNTSYYREVIRELEKVDPSFNPPNYDRRFAKLEPHQRKVIIQLLEFNNQEGQRISTVSADSLIRAVRTVLSELERENQQFREVINRKENELLLNDMVLNEQLRNLLRVVENEEREISVARVENSEVMLKEISSIIIGVGAASILIILIFLFLIVKDISRSQRYRMQLEEAKSFTEELMHRREQFIATITHDLRTPLTTVMGYTELMGKSGLNEKQGHYLSHLKKSSEYILHLVNDLLDLSKLEAGKMLIENLPFNPKNLLEDTFYNTIPENDKKNLRLEVIASPETDCKVVSDPFRIKQILSNLISNSYKFTEKGEIVASISMKKKIEDNYILTISIRDTGIGINESKQEEIFEEFSQEHGEIEKKYGGTGLGLAITKRITSLLQGKIELKSKQGEGSEFIIKIPVKKLPEDSSKEQKTQDVKFAKQNLKGKSILVVDDESSQLALSKELIKSTGMICHTASNGEEALQKLENHTYHLVLTDIQMPKMDGFALVKAIKGNKELAHIPVIAISGQTNVTAEKYTEAGFSGNILKPYKPATLLYKIGQILKIEFARKNKPSKSNSPAQTEYSLEEISLFTGEDQVALDTILTAFIESTRQNVKEIERSIDDNDQERVAQIAHRMLPMFKQMKARDIVPKLQDLEKKEPHAFIPHQIKMLLEEIEVLLFQLQKEVKA; this is encoded by the coding sequence TTGAATACTAGTAAAGACCGCAACACCCTCAATTACACCGAGATGAAGAATTCCAGGCGCTCTATAACCGTAAAGGTTATTGTGGGATATCTGCTTGTTGCCGCTTTGGCGGCGGCGGCAGTGTGGTTTACCTATTCACAGGTGGTTAAATTCTCTACACTTACCCAAACAAATAATCTAAACAGCCAGCAGCTGGTTCTGGTGAGTGAAATTGCCACCGAGCTTATTGAAACCGAAAATATCGGAAGGCGTTTTATTCAAACCGGAGACACTACAGACCTTAACAGGTATACAGACCAAATTGAAAATGTGCAGACTAGTCTGGATACTTTACGGGGGATGTACGAGGATACCACGATGAAAATTGAGCTGGACAGCATTTCAACCCTGTTGTCTAAAAAGAGTGAGAATTTAAGGGAGTTACTTGACCTTCGAACAAAGGACCGCAATACCAGTTATTACCGGGAGGTGATAAGGGAGCTGGAAAAAGTAGACCCCTCTTTTAATCCGCCGAATTACGACAGGAGATTTGCAAAACTTGAACCTCATCAACGCAAAGTAATTATTCAATTGCTTGAATTTAACAATCAGGAAGGCCAGCGTATCTCAACCGTAAGTGCAGATTCCCTTATAAGGGCGGTGCGCACTGTATTAAGCGAGCTGGAGCGGGAAAATCAACAATTCCGGGAAGTAATAAACCGGAAGGAAAATGAACTACTGCTTAATGATATGGTCCTCAATGAACAGCTGCGCAATCTTTTAAGGGTTGTAGAAAATGAAGAAAGGGAAATATCTGTTGCCAGGGTAGAAAACTCTGAAGTTATGCTGAAGGAGATTTCCTCGATCATAATTGGGGTAGGTGCGGCAAGTATCCTTATAATCCTTATATTTTTATTTTTAATTGTAAAAGACATTAGCCGAAGTCAGCGTTACCGGATGCAGCTGGAGGAAGCTAAATCTTTTACTGAAGAATTAATGCATCGCAGGGAGCAGTTTATTGCTACAATAACCCATGATTTGCGCACCCCTCTCACCACTGTAATGGGTTATACAGAATTAATGGGAAAATCTGGCCTTAACGAGAAACAAGGTCATTACCTGAGCCATTTAAAAAAATCATCAGAATATATACTTCACCTGGTCAATGATCTTCTGGATCTTTCAAAACTGGAAGCGGGAAAAATGCTTATTGAAAATCTTCCTTTCAACCCAAAAAATCTTCTTGAAGATACTTTTTACAATACTATTCCAGAGAATGATAAGAAAAACCTAAGACTTGAAGTTATTGCCTCGCCGGAAACAGATTGTAAGGTTGTTAGTGACCCTTTCCGTATAAAACAAATTCTTTCAAACCTCATTAGCAATTCCTATAAGTTTACTGAAAAGGGTGAAATTGTAGCTTCCATCTCGATGAAAAAGAAGATCGAGGATAATTATATTTTGACTATTTCAATTAGGGATACAGGAATTGGAATAAATGAATCTAAACAGGAAGAAATCTTTGAAGAGTTTTCCCAGGAACATGGAGAAATCGAAAAAAAATACGGAGGTACAGGCCTGGGACTTGCTATCACAAAAAGAATAACATCCCTGCTGCAGGGTAAGATTGAATTAAAAAGCAAACAGGGCGAGGGCAGCGAATTCATAATAAAGATCCCTGTTAAAAAGCTTCCTGAAGATTCTTCCAAAGAACAGAAAACCCAGGATGTAAAATTTGCGAAACAAAATTTAAAAGGTAAATCTATTCTGGTAGTAGATGATGAATCCTCACAGCTGGCCCTTAGCAAAGAGTTAATAAAATCTACCGGAATGATCTGCCATACTGCCTCAAACGGAGAGGAAGCATTGCAAAAATTAGAAAACCACACTTATCATTTAGTCCTTACAGATATCCAAATGCCTAAAATGGATGGTTTTGCATTGGTCAAAGCAATTAAAGGAAATAAAGAGCTTGCTCACATACCGGTAATTGCGATATCAGGCCAAACGAATGTAACGGCAGAGAAATATACAGAGGCGGGATTTTCAGGCAATATTTTAAAACCCTACAAACCTGCAACGCTTTTATATAAAATAGGACAGATCCTAAAAATTGAATTTGCGAGAAAAAACAAACCCTCCAAAAGTAATTCGCCGGCTCAAACCGAATATTCACTGGAGGAGATCTCCCTTTTTACAGGAGAGGACCAGGTCGCCCTCGACACAATACTCACCGCGTTTATAGAAAGTACCCGGCAAAACGTAAAAGAGATTGAAAGATCTATAGATGATAATGACCAGGAACGGGTTGCCCAGATTGCACATAGAATGCTCCCTATGTTCAAACAAATGAAAGCCCGTGATATTGTTCCTAAACTACAGGATCTTGAAAAGAAGGAACCCCATGCCTTTATACCTCACCAAATAAAAATGCTTCTGGAGGAAATAGAAGTGCTTTTATTTCAACTTCAAAAAGAAGTTAAAGCTTGA
- the rpmA gene encoding 50S ribosomal protein L27, translating into MAHKKGVGSSKNGRESESKRLGVKIFGGQAAIAGNIIVRQRGYTHNPGENVYGGKDHTLHAKVDGLVKFTKKKDNKSYVSIEPFDA; encoded by the coding sequence ATGGCTCACAAAAAAGGAGTTGGTAGTTCCAAGAACGGTAGGGAATCTGAATCGAAACGTTTAGGCGTTAAGATCTTTGGAGGACAAGCTGCCATCGCAGGAAATATCATCGTTAGACAAAGAGGCTATACACACAATCCAGGCGAGAATGTGTATGGAGGAAAAGATCATACTTTGCATGCAAAAGTTGACGGTCTTGTGAAATTCACAAAAAAGAAAGATAATAAATCATACGTTTCTATTGAACCGTTTGATGCATAA
- a CDS encoding 4'-phosphopantetheinyl transferase family protein — MPLYKTITVNPTTKVFIWKVEESYEWLNEGIELTPHCEQRVKGMKSEIHRRGFMSIRHLLAEAGYVDKDLFYDEMGKPHLVDGKLISITHSFNFTGIIVSDAKVGIDIEKQRDKILTIAHKFTPLSEYHTLANEEALIRKLTIVWGGKEAIYKLMAEPGLSFLQHINITDFDFDATKTTGKVLFNGHPSLYELEFLEFEGFTCVYAWEAGKAVSG; from the coding sequence ATGCCCCTTTACAAAACAATAACAGTAAACCCTACTACTAAGGTCTTCATTTGGAAGGTGGAAGAATCTTATGAATGGTTGAATGAAGGTATAGAACTCACCCCACATTGTGAGCAGCGCGTAAAGGGGATGAAGAGCGAAATTCATCGCAGGGGTTTTATGAGCATCCGGCATCTACTTGCAGAGGCAGGATACGTAGATAAGGACCTCTTTTATGATGAAATGGGAAAACCTCATCTGGTTGATGGCAAATTGATCTCCATTACCCATTCCTTCAATTTTACGGGTATTATTGTGAGCGATGCCAAAGTGGGAATAGATATTGAAAAACAGCGGGACAAGATCCTTACCATTGCCCATAAATTTACGCCCCTTTCAGAATATCACACCCTTGCCAATGAGGAAGCCCTAATACGCAAACTCACCATAGTTTGGGGCGGGAAGGAAGCCATTTATAAACTTATGGCAGAGCCCGGCCTTAGTTTCCTGCAGCATATAAATATTACCGATTTCGATTTTGATGCCACCAAAACCACGGGCAAGGTTTTATTTAACGGCCATCCATCCTTATACGAACTCGAATTTCTGGAATTTGAAGGCTTTACCTGTGTTTATGCATGGGAGGCAGGAAAAGCAGTTTCGGGATGA
- the arfB gene encoding alternative ribosome rescue aminoacyl-tRNA hydrolase ArfB, which produces MPQPDILKQELSFKAVRSSGPGGQHVNKTASKMVVQYNIPESSALNEGEKELLLKKLSSRLTTEGVLIMESSESRSQHKNKELVVDRLIEVITAALKISKPRKITKPSKASKLKRLREKKERSDKKAGRQKPGLE; this is translated from the coding sequence ATGCCCCAACCCGATATCCTGAAACAGGAATTAAGCTTTAAGGCCGTGCGGAGTTCCGGCCCCGGCGGTCAACATGTCAATAAAACTGCTTCCAAGATGGTAGTGCAATATAATATTCCGGAATCTTCGGCCTTAAATGAAGGAGAAAAGGAATTGTTGCTGAAAAAACTTTCCTCCCGTCTCACTACAGAAGGGGTGCTTATCATGGAAAGCAGTGAGTCCCGAAGCCAGCATAAAAATAAGGAGCTGGTAGTAGATCGACTTATAGAGGTGATTACCGCTGCATTAAAAATTTCCAAACCGCGGAAAATAACAAAACCCTCTAAAGCCTCTAAACTTAAACGCCTTCGGGAGAAGAAAGAACGCTCAGATAAAAAAGCAGGGAGACAGAAGCCGGGTCTCGAATAA
- a CDS encoding thiamine-binding protein has translation MKISVELTLTPIQDNYEPAIINFIKQMRSSGLTVLENPLSTQIYGDYDEVMKVLNKEIKTAFEAIDRGLMYMKIVKSDRSDYAADF, from the coding sequence ATGAAAATTTCGGTTGAACTTACTCTTACTCCCATTCAGGATAACTATGAACCTGCAATTATAAATTTCATTAAGCAAATGCGAAGTTCAGGATTAACGGTTTTAGAGAATCCTCTAAGTACGCAGATCTATGGAGATTATGATGAAGTAATGAAGGTTCTCAACAAGGAGATCAAGACCGCTTTTGAAGCAATAGACCGCGGCCTTATGTATATGAAAATTGTAAAATCTGATCGCAGCGACTATGCAGCCGATTTTTGA
- a CDS encoding AAA family ATPase, with translation MEEKLKQEPSACLKVVLFGPESTGKSTLAARLAAHFETVWVEEYMRYYLQKKWGEKRGTCDPHDLMVIARGQMKNENNQAKTANKVLFCDTDLLQLKVYSEAYYNGYCNPDLHKHALKNWYDIYFLTNIDTPWIPDDLRDKPDDREGMFKRFKSALKLAKRPFIILEGNEDQRFETAVLAINELLKQQN, from the coding sequence ATGGAAGAAAAGCTTAAACAGGAACCTTCAGCCTGCCTGAAAGTGGTACTCTTTGGACCTGAATCTACAGGAAAATCTACCCTGGCCGCCAGGCTTGCTGCCCATTTTGAAACTGTTTGGGTAGAGGAATATATGCGTTATTACCTTCAGAAAAAATGGGGTGAAAAGCGGGGGACCTGTGACCCGCACGACCTTATGGTCATTGCCAGGGGTCAAATGAAAAATGAAAACAATCAGGCCAAAACTGCCAATAAAGTGCTTTTTTGCGATACAGACCTACTTCAGTTAAAGGTATATTCAGAAGCTTATTATAACGGGTATTGCAATCCAGATCTTCATAAACATGCGTTAAAGAACTGGTACGATATTTACTTTTTAACTAATATTGATACGCCCTGGATTCCCGATGATCTTCGGGACAAGCCCGATGACAGGGAAGGCATGTTCAAACGATTTAAAAGCGCCCTAAAGCTTGCAAAAAGACCTTTTATAATTTTGGAAGGGAATGAAGATCAACGTTTTGAAACTGCCGTTTTAGCAATTAACGAACTTTTAAAACAGCAAAATTGA
- a CDS encoding putative signal transducing protein → MEYITIYSGDDQAEISIIKHLLEEHNIDYNLLGEATAASAGIGATGNMGMRIQVPEKEIDRTKQILKDNGFLGEIKKGRAERRKDPKLSKWMFIFLAALVLIIVSFLIMWFMNPS, encoded by the coding sequence ATGGAATATATTACTATTTATAGCGGTGATGATCAAGCAGAGATCTCCATTATTAAACACCTTTTAGAAGAGCATAACATTGATTATAATTTGCTGGGTGAGGCCACCGCTGCTTCAGCAGGTATTGGCGCTACAGGTAATATGGGAATGCGAATTCAGGTACCGGAAAAGGAAATTGACCGCACTAAACAAATATTGAAAGATAATGGATTCCTGGGAGAGATTAAAAAAGGCAGAGCTGAAAGGCGCAAGGATCCAAAACTCTCCAAATGGATGTTCATTTTTCTTGCCGCGCTGGTACTTATAATTGTTTCATTTCTTATAATGTGGTTTATGAACCCATCCTGA
- the pnuC gene encoding nicotinamide riboside transporter PnuC, translating into MQPIFDFFFAQYYEYRTLFIVLEIIAVIFGFLSVWYSKQENILVYPTGIISTLIFVYLLWQWGLLGDMMINAYYFSMSIYGWYVWTRKVDAVHFTPVTTMTKKEHIYASLLFLGTLLFVYIVYALFDKWTDWTAYVDTFTTAIFFVGMWLMACKKIENWIYWIIGDLISVPLYFYKGLSLTSFQYLLFTIIAIFGYFAWKKSLNRNLQPA; encoded by the coding sequence ATGCAGCCGATTTTTGATTTCTTTTTTGCCCAATATTATGAATATCGTACTTTATTCATTGTTTTAGAGATCATTGCGGTAATTTTTGGGTTCTTATCTGTATGGTATTCAAAACAGGAAAATATCCTGGTGTACCCCACAGGAATTATAAGCACCTTAATTTTTGTGTACTTGTTATGGCAATGGGGATTGCTGGGAGATATGATGATCAATGCCTATTATTTTTCAATGAGCATCTATGGCTGGTATGTATGGACGCGCAAAGTTGATGCAGTTCACTTTACCCCTGTAACCACAATGACAAAAAAAGAACATATTTATGCAAGCCTTCTTTTTTTGGGTACCCTTCTGTTTGTTTATATAGTATATGCACTATTTGATAAATGGACAGACTGGACCGCTTATGTGGATACCTTTACAACCGCCATTTTTTTCGTTGGTATGTGGCTCATGGCCTGTAAAAAGATCGAGAACTGGATATACTGGATAATTGGTGATCTCATCTCTGTGCCATTATATTTTTACAAAGGTCTTAGCCTTACCAGTTTTCAATACCTCTTATTCACTATAATCGCCATCTTTGGTTATTTCGCATGGAAGAAAAGCTTAAACAGGAACCTTCAGCCTGCCTGA